From Roseburia hominis, the proteins below share one genomic window:
- a CDS encoding AAA family ATPase gives MRIDFLELVNFRNIKTEKISFEGKKFVVLIGENGSGKTTFLEAITKAYVPVLRAINGDAVKKCDLTNGDIMCGTSGTAVTIGIELDQEKYVWTNRRRFSSQVPFEEVIEMKEQTNDLKKLKQKYIDCVLQKTLPLVLYYGTDRVIRDIPQRGHIKNFEVTDSLRNCFDNVNYFRDFYDWFKTEEDIELRGLRKCADYHNTRLDCVRSAIERMIKGYHNLRIELSPSRMVLTNDKGIDLQIDQLSGGYKAVLSVVADIAKRLSLANPDSENPLEEEAVILIDELDLHLHPKWQKTIVDDLKRTFPNCQFIISTHSPFIVQALESDELFDMNTMRYADEVGNYNGWSIDAIQEQKMGVERKTVVYNESIRRFSEAIDKEEYDEARELYEKLLKMVHPKSQERKVMDLDMEMIENND, from the coding sequence GTGAGAATTGATTTTTTGGAATTAGTTAATTTTAGGAATATAAAGACAGAAAAAATCTCCTTTGAAGGCAAGAAATTTGTTGTTTTAATAGGAGAAAATGGCAGTGGTAAAACTACATTTCTTGAAGCAATTACGAAAGCGTATGTTCCTGTATTACGCGCTATAAATGGTGATGCAGTGAAAAAATGTGATTTGACAAATGGCGATATCATGTGTGGAACATCTGGTACCGCAGTTACAATAGGAATTGAACTGGATCAAGAGAAGTATGTTTGGACAAACAGAAGAAGATTCTCTTCCCAGGTGCCGTTTGAAGAAGTCATTGAAATGAAAGAACAAACGAACGATTTAAAAAAGCTGAAACAAAAATATATTGACTGTGTGCTGCAAAAAACTTTGCCACTTGTACTGTATTATGGAACGGATAGAGTTATACGAGATATTCCTCAGCGAGGACATATAAAGAATTTCGAAGTAACGGATTCATTGCGGAATTGTTTTGATAATGTGAATTATTTTAGAGATTTTTATGATTGGTTTAAAACGGAAGAAGATATTGAATTGCGTGGTTTGAGAAAATGTGCAGATTATCATAACACGAGACTGGACTGTGTCAGATCCGCTATTGAACGTATGATTAAAGGGTATCATAATCTTAGAATTGAATTATCGCCGTCCAGAATGGTTTTGACTAATGATAAAGGGATAGATTTACAAATTGATCAGTTGAGCGGGGGCTATAAAGCGGTATTGTCTGTAGTTGCTGATATTGCGAAGCGCTTGTCGCTTGCGAATCCGGATTCAGAGAATCCATTGGAAGAGGAAGCAGTTATATTAATTGATGAATTGGATTTACATCTCCACCCCAAATGGCAGAAAACGATTGTCGATGATTTAAAGAGGACATTTCCGAATTGTCAGTTTATTATATCGACACATTCACCGTTCATCGTACAGGCTTTGGAGTCAGATGAATTGTTTGACATGAATACAATGCGATATGCTGATGAAGTGGGGAACTATAATGGCTGGAGCATTGATGCCATACAGGAGCAGAAGATGGGGGTGGAAAGAAAAACAGTTGTTTATAATGAAAGTATTCGCAGGTTTTCAGAAGCTATTGACAAGGAAGAGTATGATGAAGCAAGAGAATTGTATGAAAAACTGTTAAAAATGGTTCATCCGAAAAGCCAGGAAAGAAAAGTCATGGATTTGGATATGGAGATGATCGAAAATAATGATTAA